From the Deinococcus radiophilus genome, one window contains:
- a CDS encoding DinB family protein, which yields MHQAALGEHYLTDARQRMRALRDVGERTLTQLPESRQHHTARRKCRGQPPDAAAQANQGRS from the coding sequence ATGCACCAGGCAGCGCTAGGCGAACATTATCTGACCGACGCCCGGCAGCGGATGCGGGCGCTGCGTGACGTGGGGGAGCGGACCCTGACCCAGTTGCCGGAAAGCAGACAGCACCATACCGCGCGGCGCAAGTGCCGAGGACAACCGCCAGATGCAGCAGCGCAGGCAAATCAGGGCAGAAGCTGA